One window from the genome of Kaistella carnis encodes:
- a CDS encoding XAC2610-related protein, which produces MKHLLIIQSFCILILFSCQNKTTEKKLEITGHVFFKVQESQNGKILFKPCGAQIEKYIIYKDSILHQLGQEKFYLNIISTENSENKSQFKTKNRNNGEVAETDDSLLIFQKLDENQKFFKINNHIFVDSLYAKSLRIVKELPCDDDCYDCPKENAAVEECKMKDLSKEFDLTLTGKYNKLENRSDQNPWIARIIILKKNSDLVLQNISFVPESWIYFTSLQCDIISSADYNFDGLDDFAIMTDVGGPRPIFSYYFQGKDKKFNLDPNFKFQNGPLPEKVDFKNRTLTFDSQKFNLQDNIWKEVK; this is translated from the coding sequence ATGAAGCATTTATTGATTATTCAATCATTTTGTATATTGATATTATTCTCCTGCCAAAATAAAACTACAGAAAAAAAACTGGAAATTACTGGTCATGTCTTTTTTAAAGTTCAAGAATCCCAAAATGGAAAAATACTTTTCAAACCTTGTGGCGCACAAATAGAAAAATATATAATTTACAAAGATAGTATCCTGCATCAATTAGGACAGGAGAAATTTTACTTAAATATAATTTCTACTGAAAATTCAGAAAACAAGAGTCAATTTAAAACAAAAAATAGAAATAATGGGGAAGTTGCAGAAACGGACGATAGTCTGTTAATATTTCAAAAATTAGATGAAAACCAAAAGTTTTTCAAAATTAATAATCACATATTTGTAGATAGTCTTTATGCTAAATCTCTTCGAATTGTTAAAGAACTTCCATGCGACGATGACTGTTACGATTGTCCAAAAGAAAATGCTGCAGTCGAAGAATGTAAAATGAAAGATTTATCAAAAGAATTTGATTTAACACTGACTGGAAAATATAATAAACTTGAAAACAGGAGTGATCAAAATCCCTGGATAGCTAGAATAATAATTTTGAAAAAAAATAGTGATTTAGTTTTACAAAATATTTCTTTTGTTCCTGAGTCATGGATTTATTTTACAAGTTTACAATGTGATATAATTTCAAGTGCCGATTATAACTTTGATGGCTTGGATGATTTTGCAATTATGACTGATGTTGGAGGCCCAAGACCGATATTTTCGTATTACTTTCAAGGAAAAGATAAAAAGTTTAATCTAGATCCAAATTTTAAATTTCAAAATGGACCGTTGCCCGAAAAAGTAGATTTTAAAAATAGAACATTAACCTTTGACTCTCAAAAATTTAATTTACAGGACAATATATGGAAAGAAGTCAAATAA